One segment of Pseudomonas asgharzadehiana DNA contains the following:
- a CDS encoding nitrate/nitrite transporter — protein sequence MKSSFWKSGHTPTLFAAFLYFDLSFMVWYLLGPLAVQIAADLHLTTQQRGLMVATPILAGAVLRFLMGMLADKLSPKTAGMMGQVIVIVALFGAWKLGIHTYEQALLLGLFLGMAGASFAVALPLASQWYPAEHQGKAMGIAGAGNSGTVFAALLAPVLAAAFGWSNVFGFALIPLILTLIVFAWLAQNAPERPKAKSMADYFKALGDRDSWWFMFFYSVTFGGFIGLASALPGYFNDQYGLSPVTAGYYTAACVFGGSLMRPLGGALADRFGGIRTLLGMYSVAAICIAAVGFNLPSSYAALALFVCTMLGLGAGNGAVFQLVPQRFRREIGVMTGLIGMAGGIGGFALAAGMGAIKQSTGSYQLALWLFASLGVLAWFGLHGVKRRWRTTWGSAAVTAARV from the coding sequence ATGAAATCAAGCTTCTGGAAATCCGGGCACACCCCGACCCTGTTTGCCGCGTTCCTGTATTTCGACCTGAGCTTCATGGTCTGGTATTTGTTGGGCCCGCTGGCGGTGCAGATTGCCGCCGACCTGCACCTGACCACCCAGCAACGCGGGCTGATGGTGGCCACTCCGATCCTGGCGGGCGCGGTGCTGCGCTTTTTGATGGGCATGCTGGCCGACAAGCTGTCGCCCAAGACCGCCGGGATGATGGGTCAGGTCATCGTGATCGTCGCGTTGTTCGGCGCCTGGAAACTGGGGATTCACACTTACGAGCAAGCGTTGCTGCTGGGACTGTTCCTCGGCATGGCCGGCGCTTCCTTCGCGGTGGCATTGCCCCTGGCCTCGCAGTGGTACCCGGCGGAACACCAGGGCAAGGCCATGGGCATTGCCGGTGCCGGTAACTCGGGCACCGTGTTCGCGGCCTTGCTGGCGCCCGTGCTGGCGGCGGCGTTTGGCTGGAGCAATGTATTCGGTTTCGCACTGATTCCGCTGATCCTGACCCTGATCGTGTTCGCCTGGCTGGCGCAAAATGCGCCTGAGCGCCCTAAAGCGAAATCCATGGCTGACTACTTCAAGGCCCTGGGTGACCGCGACAGTTGGTGGTTCATGTTTTTCTACAGCGTAACCTTCGGCGGCTTTATCGGCCTGGCCAGTGCCCTTCCCGGTTACTTCAACGACCAGTACGGCCTGAGCCCGGTGACCGCAGGCTACTACACCGCCGCCTGCGTGTTCGGTGGCAGCCTGATGCGCCCCCTGGGCGGTGCCCTGGCCGACCGCTTCGGCGGGATCCGTACCCTGCTCGGCATGTACAGCGTGGCGGCAATCTGCATTGCGGCGGTGGGTTTCAACCTGCCCAGTTCCTACGCGGCGCTGGCACTTTTCGTCTGCACGATGCTCGGCCTGGGCGCAGGCAACGGCGCGGTATTCCAATTGGTGCCACAGCGTTTCCGGCGTGAAATCGGCGTAATGACCGGCCTGATCGGCATGGCCGGCGGCATCGGCGGCTTCGCCCTCGCCGCCGGGATGGGCGCCATCAAGCAAAGCACCGGCAGCTATCAATTGGCCCTGTGGTTGTTCGCCAGCCTGGGCGTGCTGGCCTGGTTCGGCCTGCATGGCGTCAAGCGTCGCTGGAGAACCACCTGGGGCTCGGCGGCCGTGACTGCTGCGCGCGTCTGA
- a CDS encoding bifunctional protein-serine/threonine kinase/phosphatase — protein MSLQLSVAQASAIGPRAENQDALRVVTPVAELAASKGYLCAMADGVSQCADGGLAARSTLQALAMDYYATPQTWGVAQALERLLLAQNRWLQANGGGQPLLTTLSALVFRGQRFTLAHVGDCRAYRWLDGELQRISEDHVWEQPGMQHVLKRALGLDQHLVLDFLDGQLREGECFLLLSDGVWATLGDHSIRAILREQTDLDLAVNTLVNAAHLAGSQDNASALLVRIDTLGEATLGDALVHLQQWPVPPTLKPGQHFEGWQVDALLAQSRQSLLYRVRDAQQQPWLLKTLPLNRDNDSDAGQALLAEEWFLRRVAGRAFPEVHAASARQHLYYVMREYRGQTLAELFQRQGPLPLAQWQCVAERLLRAVGMLHRRQILHRDIKPENLLLGDDGELRVLDFGLAYCPGLSEDQAHALPGTPSFIAPEAFNGERPTPQQDLYSVGVTLYYLLTGHYPYGEIEAFQRPRFTQPFSASRYRPDLPDWLPLSLERAVAAQPAQRYETAEEWLLVLEQADRRELSIRPRPLLEREPLKVWRTLALLSLLINLILLYSLFHS, from the coding sequence ATGAGCCTGCAACTGAGCGTCGCCCAGGCCAGCGCCATCGGCCCCCGGGCAGAAAACCAGGACGCGCTGCGGGTGGTCACGCCCGTGGCGGAACTGGCCGCAAGCAAAGGTTACCTGTGCGCCATGGCCGACGGTGTCAGCCAATGCGCCGACGGTGGCCTGGCTGCCCGCTCGACCTTACAGGCCCTGGCCATGGACTACTACGCCACGCCGCAAACCTGGGGCGTGGCACAGGCACTGGAACGCTTGCTGCTGGCGCAAAACCGCTGGCTGCAGGCCAATGGCGGTGGCCAGCCGTTGCTGACCACGCTCAGCGCCCTGGTATTTCGCGGGCAACGTTTCACCCTGGCGCATGTGGGCGATTGTCGGGCGTATCGCTGGCTAGACGGCGAGTTGCAGCGCATCAGCGAAGATCACGTGTGGGAGCAGCCGGGCATGCAGCATGTGCTCAAGCGTGCGCTTGGCCTGGATCAACACCTGGTGCTGGATTTTCTCGACGGCCAATTGCGTGAGGGCGAATGCTTCCTGCTGCTCAGCGATGGCGTTTGGGCCACCCTGGGCGATCACAGCATCCGCGCGATCCTGCGCGAGCAGACTGACCTGGACCTGGCGGTAAACACGCTGGTCAACGCGGCGCACCTGGCCGGTAGCCAGGACAATGCAAGCGCCCTGCTGGTGCGCATCGATACCCTCGGCGAAGCCACGCTGGGCGATGCCCTGGTGCACTTGCAGCAGTGGCCCGTGCCGCCGACCTTGAAACCCGGCCAACACTTCGAGGGCTGGCAGGTAGACGCCCTGCTGGCGCAAAGCCGCCAGTCATTGTTATACCGAGTACGCGATGCCCAGCAGCAACCCTGGCTCCTGAAAACCCTGCCGCTGAACCGCGACAACGACAGCGACGCCGGCCAGGCCCTGCTCGCGGAAGAATGGTTCTTGCGACGCGTGGCCGGTCGGGCGTTTCCCGAAGTTCATGCGGCCAGCGCGCGTCAGCATTTGTATTACGTGATGCGCGAATATCGGGGACAGACCCTCGCCGAACTTTTCCAGCGCCAGGGCCCGTTACCCCTGGCGCAGTGGCAGTGCGTGGCAGAGCGCTTGCTGCGAGCGGTGGGCATGTTGCATCGCCGCCAGATCCTGCACCGCGACATCAAGCCGGAAAACCTGCTGCTGGGAGACGACGGTGAGTTGCGTGTGCTGGATTTTGGGCTGGCATATTGCCCGGGCCTTTCAGAGGATCAAGCCCATGCGCTGCCCGGGACCCCAAGCTTTATCGCACCCGAGGCCTTCAATGGCGAGCGTCCTACGCCTCAGCAGGATTTATACAGTGTTGGCGTCACGCTGTATTACCTGCTGACCGGGCACTACCCCTACGGCGAAATCGAAGCCTTCCAGCGGCCCAGGTTCACTCAGCCGTTCAGCGCCAGCCGCTATCGCCCCGACCTGCCGGACTGGCTACCGCTCAGCCTGGAGCGAGCCGTGGCGGCACAACCTGCACAACGCTACGAAACCGCCGAAGAATGGTTGCTGGTGCTGGAGCAAGCCGATCGACGCGAGCTGAGCATTCGCCCCAGGCCACTGCTGGAGCGCGAACCGTTGAAGGTCTGGCGAACCCTGGCGCTGCTGTCGCTGCTGATCAACCTGATACTGCTGTATTCACTCTTTCATAGCTGA
- the cobA gene encoding uroporphyrinogen-III C-methyltransferase — MNAKVWLVGAGPGDPELLTLKAVRAMNEADVVLIDDLVNPVVLQHCTGARVVTVGKRGGCRSTPQDFIHRLILRYARQGKCVVRLKGGDPCIFGRGGEEAMWLRERGVEVELVNGITAGLAGATNCAIPLTLRGVSRGVTLVTAHTQDDSQLNWRALAEGGTTLVIYMGVAKLEEIRQQLLEGGMAADMPVAMIENASLPQQRECRSDLSRMQEDAHEFALKSPAILVIGRVAAAEQAAYVATAISA; from the coding sequence ATGAATGCAAAAGTCTGGCTGGTGGGCGCTGGCCCCGGCGACCCGGAGTTGTTGACCCTCAAGGCGGTACGGGCAATGAACGAAGCCGATGTGGTGTTGATCGATGACCTGGTCAACCCAGTGGTACTGCAGCACTGCACCGGGGCGCGGGTAGTTACTGTGGGTAAACGTGGCGGCTGCCGCTCAACCCCGCAGGACTTTATCCACCGCCTGATACTCCGTTACGCACGCCAGGGCAAGTGTGTGGTGCGGCTTAAGGGCGGCGACCCGTGCATCTTCGGGCGCGGAGGCGAAGAAGCCATGTGGCTGCGCGAGCGCGGCGTCGAAGTGGAGCTGGTCAACGGGATTACCGCCGGGTTGGCGGGCGCGACCAACTGCGCCATTCCACTGACATTGCGTGGTGTCAGCCGCGGCGTGACCCTGGTTACGGCGCACACTCAGGACGACAGCCAACTCAATTGGCGTGCCTTGGCTGAAGGCGGCACAACGCTGGTGATTTATATGGGCGTGGCCAAGCTGGAAGAGATCCGTCAGCAGTTGCTGGAAGGCGGGATGGCCGCGGATATGCCTGTCGCGATGATAGAAAATGCGTCGCTGCCCCAGCAGCGCGAATGCCGCAGCGATCTATCGAGAATGCAGGAAGATGCACACGAATTTGCCTTGAAGAGCCCGGCCATCCTGGTGATAGGCCGTGTCGCCGCCGCCGAACAGGCGGCTTATGTCGCAACTGCGATAAGTGCCTGA